Genomic DNA from Mycobacterium stomatepiae:
CGAATACGCCCAAAGTCAGGGAAGCCCAACGATTTATCTCAACACCATGCATTTGGCCGGATTCGCCGACCGGGTCGCTACCGATTGGGCGGGGCCGAGCAGTCGGGTGGTGCGCCGGTCTTTAAGGCTGGTGAGTTCCGTCTACGCCGGTGACACGATGATCGGCCGGGGCCGGGCCGTGGCCAAGCGGCGCGACGCATCGGTGGACCCACCGCGCTACCTGGTCGAGATCACGATCGAAGTGACCAA
This window encodes:
- a CDS encoding MaoC family dehydratase — translated: MTAADLDWNEITVPVELPEVVDEIGYQRVVENAGATWDYFPGHFDPEYAQSQGSPTIYLNTMHLAGFADRVATDWAGPSSRVVRRSLRLVSSVYAGDTMIGRGRAVAKRRDASVDPPRYLVEITIEVTNQHGALCCPVELTLQLPERV